In the genome of Globicephala melas chromosome 3, mGloMel1.2, whole genome shotgun sequence, one region contains:
- the LOC115865519 gene encoding ral guanine nucleotide dissociation stimulator-like 3 isoform X6, whose product MERTTSKELALAPLQDWGEETEDGAVYSVSLRRQRSRRLSPGAGPRGTQAPSPGADTFLHYRTSKVRALRAARLERLVRELVSGDREQDPGFVPAFLATHRAFVPTARVLDLLLPPPPPPLPPGVEIKKTEGRDLTFNNNLRAVVSVLGSWLRDYPQDFWDPPAHSDLGSVCTFLGWAAPSGAEAREAEKLLGDFLKNAEPQQEEEERSQTRAGHPGVAQIPRPDSPVGCLEEVEGLVREGPELLDFSVDDVAEQLTLMDAELFSRVRPFECLGSVWSQRDRPEATGTASTVRATVTQFNTVTGCVLGSVLGSPGLAAPQRAQRLEKWIRIAQRCRELRNFSSLRAILSALQSNPIYRLKRSWGALSRYHISRVIEPPAASCPSSPRVRRRISLTKRLSAKLSRERGSSPGGSPRDPSSSTSSLSPASPPSSPRTRDPPPGSPPASPGPQGPSTKPPLSPDLPGPRTLALPLSGPHISLPGQQGSEACVVRVSIDNDHGNLYRSILLTSQDKAPSVVQRALEKHNVAQPWAQDYQLFQALPGDRGGFLTTAPPGSSLANLRQAAAMRGCIMYHLGAPLWPGVGFLCLLLAGATWAPPPNPPDPKFERKAALLTAREPEEFLCFTERLEDLVCFWEEAASAGVGPDNYSFSYQLEGEPWKPCRLHQAPTTRGLVRFWCSLPTADTSSFVPLELRVTAASSGSSRYRRIIHINEVVLLDPPAGLLARRADEGGHVVLRWLPPPGAPMASLIRYEMNISAENAAGGAQRVEILDGRTECVLSNLRGGTRYTFKVRARMAEPSFGGFWSAWSEPVSLLTASDLDPLILTLSLVLVLILLLLAVLTLLSHRRTLKQKIWPGIPSPESEFEGLFTTHKGNFQLWLYQTDGCLWWSPCTPFTEDPPAPLEVLSERCWGVTQAVEPGAEDEGPLLEPVGSEHAQDSYLVLDKWLLPRSPPSEDLPQPGGDLDIAAMDEASEAFSCSSALALKPVPEGASAASFEYTILDPSSQLLRPRALPPELPPTPPHLKYLYLVVSDSGISTDYSSGGSQEAQRGSSNGPYSNPYENSLIPAPEPSPPSYVACS is encoded by the exons ATGGAGCGGACGACGAGCAAGGAGCTCGCCCTG GCGCCGCTGCAGGACTGGGGCGAGGAGACCGAGGACGGCGCGGTGTACAGTGTCTCCCTGCGGCGGCAGCGCAGTCGGCGCTTGAGTCCGGGAGCAGGGCCTCGGGGCACCCAG GCCCCCAGCCCCGGTGCCGACACCTTCCTCCATTACCGCACCAGCAAGGTGCGGGCGCTGAGGGCAGCGCGGCTGGAGCGGCTGGTGCGGGAGTTGGTGTCTGGAGACCGCGAGCAGGACCCAGGCTTCGTGCCTGCCTTCCTGGCCACCCACCGGGCCTTTGTGCCCACTGCCCGCGTGCTGGACCTTCTCctgccaccgccgccgccgcccctgcCGCCGGG GGTAGAGATCAagaagacagagggaagagaTCTGACCTTCAACAACAACCTGAG GGCTGTGGTGTCAGTGCTGGGCTCCTGGCTGCGGGACTACCCTCAGGATTTCTGGGATCCCCCTGCCCACTCGGACCTAGGCAGTGTTTGCACCTTTCTGGGCTGGGCAGCCCCATCAGGGGCTGAGGCCCGGGAGGCAGAAAAGCTGCTGGGAGATTTCCTGAAGAATGCTGAGCCAcagcaggaagaagaggagcGGTCCCAGACACGGGCAG GACATCCAGGGGTTGCCCAGATACCCCGTCCAGACTCCCCGGTAGGCTGCTTGGAAGAGGTGGAAGGACTCGTGCGGGAAGGTCCTGAGCTCCTGGACTTCAGTGTAGACGACGTGGCCGAGCAGCTGACCCTGATGGATGCG GAGCTCTTCTCGCGCGTGCGGCCCTTCGAGTGCCTGGGCTCCGTGTGGTCGCAGCGGGACCGGCCGGAGGCCACAGGCACCGCCTCCACTGTGCGCGCCACTGTGACCCAGTTCAACACGGTGACCGGCTGCGTGCTGGGCTCGGTGCTCGGGTCGCCGGGCCTGGCCGCCCCGCAGAGGGCGCAGCGGCTGGAGAAGTGGATCCGCATCGCGCAG CGCTGCCGGGAACTGCGGAACTTCTCCTCCCTGCGCGCCATCCTGTCCGCCCTGCAGTCTAACCCCATCTACCGGCTCAAGCGCAGCTGGGGTGCCCTGAGCCG CTACCACATCTCCCGGGTCATTGAGCCACCGGCCgcctcctgccccagctccccACGCGTCCGGCGGCGAATCAGCCTCACCAAGCGCCTCAGCGC GAAGCTGTCCCGAGAGAGAGGCTCATCCCCTGGTGGGAGTCCCAGGGATCCCTCATCCTCCACCTCCAG TCTGTCCCCAGCGTCCCCCCCATCCAGTCCTAGAACGAGGGACCCTCCTCCCGGCAGTCCTCCGGCGTCTCCagggccccagggccccagcaccAAG CCGCCACTGAGCCCAGACCTACCAGGCCCCCGGACCCTGGCCTTGCCCTTGAGTGGCCCTCACATCTCCCTCCCGGGGCAACAGGGCTCAGAGGCCTGCGTCGTCCGAGTCAGCATCGACAATGACCATGGAAATCTGTATCGGAGCATCCTG CTCACTAGTCAGGACAAGGCCCCCAGCGTGGTGCAGCGAGCCTTGGAAAAGCACAATGTGGCTCAGCCCTGGGCCCAGGACTATCAGCTCTTCCAAGCCCTTCCTGGGGACAGGG gcggattcttaaccactgcgccaccagggagctccctggCTAATCTGAGGCAGGCTGCCGCAATGAG GGGCTGCATCATGTATCATCTCGGGGCACCCCTCTGGCCTGGAGTTGGCTTCCTCTGTCTCCTACTCGCTGGGGCAACCTGGGCTCCCCCACCCAACCCACCGGATCCCAAGTTTGAAAGGAAAG CGGCCCTGCTGACAGCCCGCGAGCCTGAAGAGTTTCTGTGCTTCACCGAGAGGTTGGAGGATTTGGTGTGTTTCTGGGAGGAAGCGGCAAGCGCCGGGGTCGGCCCGGACAACTACAGCTTCTCCTACCAGCTCGA GGGTGAGCCGTGGAAGCCGTGCCGCCTGCATCAGGCGCCCACCACCCGTGGCTTGGTGCGTTTCTGGTGCTCGCTGCCTACAGCCGACACGTCGAGCTTCGTGCCCCTAGAGCTGCGCGTCACTGCGGCCTCCTCGGGCTCTTCACGCTACCGCCGTATCATCCACATCAACGAAGTGG TGCTCCTAGACCCTCCCGCTGGGCTGCTGGCGCGGCGGGCAGACGAGGGCGGCCATGTGGTACTGCGCTGGCTCCCACCGCCTGGGGCACCCATGGCAAGCCTCATTCGCTATGAGATGAACATCTCGGCAGAGAACGCCGCTGGTGGCGCGCAGAGG GTGGAGATCCTCGACGGCCGCACTGAGTGCGTGCTGAGCAACCTGCGGGGCGGAACGCGCTACACCTTCAAGGTACGCGCGCGTATGGCCGAGCCGAGCTTCGGTGGCTTCTGGAGCGCCTGGTCCGAGCCTGTGTCGCTGCTGACGGCTAGTG acTTGGACCCCCTCATCCTGACGCTCTCCCTCGTCCTCGTGCTCATTCTGCTGCTGCTGGCCGTGCTAACCCTGCTCTCCCACCGCCG GACTCTGAAGCAGAAGATATGGCCTGGCATCCCAAGCCCCGAGAGCGAGTTTGAGGGCCTCTTCACCACCCACAAGGGTAACTTCCAG CTGTGGCTGTACCAAACTGATGGCTGTCTGTGGTGGAGCCCCTGCACCCCCTTCACAGAGGACCCACCTGCCCCCCTGGAGGTCCTCTCTGAGCGCTGCTGGGGGGTGACACAGGCAGTGGAGCCAGGGGCAGAGGATGAGGGGCCCCTGTTGGAGCCGGTGGGCAGCGAGCATGCCCAAGACAGCTACCTGGTGCTGGACAAGTGGTTGCTGCCCCGGAGCCCACCCAGCGAGGACCTCCCACAGCCTGGTGGCGATTTGGACATAGCAGCCATGGATGAAGCCTCGGAAGCGTTCTCCTGCTCATCCGCTTTGGCCCTGAAGCCTGTGCCAGAGGGGGCCTCGGCTGCCAGCTTTGAGTACACCATCCTGGATCCCAGCTCCCAGCTCTTGCGCCCGAGGGCACTTCCCCCTGAGTtgccccctaccccaccccacctaAAGTACCTCTACCTCGTGGTGTCTGACTCTGGCATCTCAACTGACTACAGCTCTGGGGGttcccaggaagcccagagggGCTCATCCAATGGCCCCTACTCCAACCCTTATGAGAACAGCCTCATCCCAGCCCCCGAGCCTTCACCCCCGAGCTACGTGGCCTGCTCCTAG
- the LOC115865519 gene encoding erythropoietin receptor isoform X7: MRTITSAAERFSPSYHISRVIEPPAASCPSSPRVRRRISLTKRLSAKLSRERGSSPGGSPRDPSSSTSSLSPASPPSSPRTRDPPPGSPPASPGPQGPSTKPPLSPDLPGPRTLALPLSGPHISLPGQQGSEACVVRVSIDNDHGNLYRSILLTSQDKAPSVVQRALEKHNVAQPWAQDYQLFQALPGDRGGFLTTAPPGSSLANLRQAAAMRGCIMYHLGAPLWPGVGFLCLLLAGATWAPPPNPPDPKFERKAALLTAREPEEFLCFTERLEDLVCFWEEAASAGVGPDNYSFSYQLEGEPWKPCRLHQAPTTRGLVRFWCSLPTADTSSFVPLELRVTAASSGSSRYRRIIHINEVVLLDPPAGLLARRADEGGHVVLRWLPPPGAPMASLIRYEMNISAENAAGGAQRVEILDGRTECVLSNLRGGTRYTFKVRARMAEPSFGGFWSAWSEPVSLLTASDLDPLILTLSLVLVLILLLLAVLTLLSHRRTLKQKIWPGIPSPESEFEGLFTTHKGNFQLWLYQTDGCLWWSPCTPFTEDPPAPLEVLSERCWGVTQAVEPGAEDEGPLLEPVGSEHAQDSYLVLDKWLLPRSPPSEDLPQPGGDLDIAAMDEASEAFSCSSALALKPVPEGASAASFEYTILDPSSQLLRPRALPPELPPTPPHLKYLYLVVSDSGISTDYSSGGSQEAQRGSSNGPYSNPYENSLIPAPEPSPPSYVACS, encoded by the exons ATGAGAACAATCACCTCAGCAGCAGAGAGATTCTCTCCCAG CTACCACATCTCCCGGGTCATTGAGCCACCGGCCgcctcctgccccagctccccACGCGTCCGGCGGCGAATCAGCCTCACCAAGCGCCTCAGCGC GAAGCTGTCCCGAGAGAGAGGCTCATCCCCTGGTGGGAGTCCCAGGGATCCCTCATCCTCCACCTCCAG TCTGTCCCCAGCGTCCCCCCCATCCAGTCCTAGAACGAGGGACCCTCCTCCCGGCAGTCCTCCGGCGTCTCCagggccccagggccccagcaccAAG CCGCCACTGAGCCCAGACCTACCAGGCCCCCGGACCCTGGCCTTGCCCTTGAGTGGCCCTCACATCTCCCTCCCGGGGCAACAGGGCTCAGAGGCCTGCGTCGTCCGAGTCAGCATCGACAATGACCATGGAAATCTGTATCGGAGCATCCTG CTCACTAGTCAGGACAAGGCCCCCAGCGTGGTGCAGCGAGCCTTGGAAAAGCACAATGTGGCTCAGCCCTGGGCCCAGGACTATCAGCTCTTCCAAGCCCTTCCTGGGGACAGGG gcggattcttaaccactgcgccaccagggagctccctggCTAATCTGAGGCAGGCTGCCGCAATGAG GGGCTGCATCATGTATCATCTCGGGGCACCCCTCTGGCCTGGAGTTGGCTTCCTCTGTCTCCTACTCGCTGGGGCAACCTGGGCTCCCCCACCCAACCCACCGGATCCCAAGTTTGAAAGGAAAG CGGCCCTGCTGACAGCCCGCGAGCCTGAAGAGTTTCTGTGCTTCACCGAGAGGTTGGAGGATTTGGTGTGTTTCTGGGAGGAAGCGGCAAGCGCCGGGGTCGGCCCGGACAACTACAGCTTCTCCTACCAGCTCGA GGGTGAGCCGTGGAAGCCGTGCCGCCTGCATCAGGCGCCCACCACCCGTGGCTTGGTGCGTTTCTGGTGCTCGCTGCCTACAGCCGACACGTCGAGCTTCGTGCCCCTAGAGCTGCGCGTCACTGCGGCCTCCTCGGGCTCTTCACGCTACCGCCGTATCATCCACATCAACGAAGTGG TGCTCCTAGACCCTCCCGCTGGGCTGCTGGCGCGGCGGGCAGACGAGGGCGGCCATGTGGTACTGCGCTGGCTCCCACCGCCTGGGGCACCCATGGCAAGCCTCATTCGCTATGAGATGAACATCTCGGCAGAGAACGCCGCTGGTGGCGCGCAGAGG GTGGAGATCCTCGACGGCCGCACTGAGTGCGTGCTGAGCAACCTGCGGGGCGGAACGCGCTACACCTTCAAGGTACGCGCGCGTATGGCCGAGCCGAGCTTCGGTGGCTTCTGGAGCGCCTGGTCCGAGCCTGTGTCGCTGCTGACGGCTAGTG acTTGGACCCCCTCATCCTGACGCTCTCCCTCGTCCTCGTGCTCATTCTGCTGCTGCTGGCCGTGCTAACCCTGCTCTCCCACCGCCG GACTCTGAAGCAGAAGATATGGCCTGGCATCCCAAGCCCCGAGAGCGAGTTTGAGGGCCTCTTCACCACCCACAAGGGTAACTTCCAG CTGTGGCTGTACCAAACTGATGGCTGTCTGTGGTGGAGCCCCTGCACCCCCTTCACAGAGGACCCACCTGCCCCCCTGGAGGTCCTCTCTGAGCGCTGCTGGGGGGTGACACAGGCAGTGGAGCCAGGGGCAGAGGATGAGGGGCCCCTGTTGGAGCCGGTGGGCAGCGAGCATGCCCAAGACAGCTACCTGGTGCTGGACAAGTGGTTGCTGCCCCGGAGCCCACCCAGCGAGGACCTCCCACAGCCTGGTGGCGATTTGGACATAGCAGCCATGGATGAAGCCTCGGAAGCGTTCTCCTGCTCATCCGCTTTGGCCCTGAAGCCTGTGCCAGAGGGGGCCTCGGCTGCCAGCTTTGAGTACACCATCCTGGATCCCAGCTCCCAGCTCTTGCGCCCGAGGGCACTTCCCCCTGAGTtgccccctaccccaccccacctaAAGTACCTCTACCTCGTGGTGTCTGACTCTGGCATCTCAACTGACTACAGCTCTGGGGGttcccaggaagcccagagggGCTCATCCAATGGCCCCTACTCCAACCCTTATGAGAACAGCCTCATCCCAGCCCCCGAGCCTTCACCCCCGAGCTACGTGGCCTGCTCCTAG